The segment TGTAGAGCGAGTGCGTCACGAACCATACGATCCGCTTTGTCTTGCTCGCGACCTTGAACTTTGAAGCCGCCGAAAATGTTAACCGATTGAGGTGTTAGACCTAAGTGAGCACAAACTGGTACCGCACGCTCGGTAAGCATTTTCACCGTGTCAACTAGCCAGTCGCCACCTTCGATTTTTACCATGTTCGCACCCGCGCGCATTAGCTTGCCTGCGTTCTCACAAGCTTGCTCAGGCGTTGCGTAGCTCATAAATGGCATATCAGCCATTAGTAGGCAGTTTGGGCTGCCTGCGCGCACGCAGCGCGTGTGGTAAGCGATTTCGTCAACGGTTACTGGTAGCGTGCTTGATTCGCCTTGCAAAACCATGCCTAGCGAGTCACCAACAAGTAGTACCGGCATTTCTTGTTGCTCAAACAGTTGAGCAAAGCTTGCATCGTACGCAGTAGAAGAAGCGAATTTACGACCTTCTTGTTTCCACTTCATTAGGTCGTTGATGGTAATTTTTTTCATTTTTTTTCCTTACTAGGATCTGGCTATGAC is part of the Vibrio ponticus genome and harbors:
- the panB gene encoding 3-methyl-2-oxobutanoate hydroxymethyltransferase → MKKITINDLMKWKQEGRKFASSTAYDASFAQLFEQQEMPVLLVGDSLGMVLQGESSTLPVTVDEIAYHTRCVRAGSPNCLLMADMPFMSYATPEQACENAGKLMRAGANMVKIEGGDWLVDTVKMLTERAVPVCAHLGLTPQSVNIFGGFKVQGREQDKADRMVRDALALQEAGAQIVLLECVPADLAARITEVLDVPVIGIGTGNVTDGQILVMHDMFGISANYMPKFSKNFLAETGDMRTAVTKYIQDVETGAFPDEAHTIA